A section of the Papio anubis isolate 15944 chromosome 2, Panubis1.0, whole genome shotgun sequence genome encodes:
- the VWA5B2 gene encoding von Willebrand factor A domain-containing protein 5B2 isoform X4, whose amino-acid sequence MPGLYCPSSWTPLPLTDSWVRACANGPCLSVRARLTYRNPQPHPVDGVFVYPLAEAEVVSGFEAEAAGRRVSFQLQSRRRSQAACCRALGPGLGTPTPRRCAQGHLVLDLAQARSTLVLPTGLIAAAGTMTVTLHSSRELPSRPDGVLHVALPTVLTPLAPPGPPGPPRPPGLCDDSPTSCFGVGSPQEEGLAWEEPAAPQDVFSGPARCPAPYTFSFEMLVTGPCLLAGLESPSHALRADAPPHASSAATICVTLAEGHHCDRALEILLHPSEPHQPHLMLEGGSLSSAEYEARVRARRDFQRLQRRDSDGDRQVWFLQRRFHKDILLNPVLVLSFCPDLSSKPGHLGTATRELLFLLDGSSAAHKDAIVLAVKSLPPQTLINLAVFGTLVQPLFPESRPCSDDAVQLICESIETLKIPSGPPNVLAALDWAMGQPQHRAYPRQLFLLTAASPMAATTHRTLELMRWHRGTARCFSFGLGPTCHQLLQGLSALSRGQAYFLRPGQRLQPMLVQALRKALEPALSDISVDWFVPDTVEALLTPREIPALYPGDQLLGYCSLFRVDGFRPCPPGGQEPGWQSLGGSVFPSPEEAPSAASPGTEPTGTSEPLGTGTVSAELSSPWAAGDLERSTDALTDPVTDPGPNPSSDTAIWRRIFQSSYIREQYVLTHCSASPEPGPGSTGSSESPGSQGPGSPEGSAPLEPPSQQGCRSLAWGEPAGSRSCPLPAPTPAPFKVGALSTEVLGRQHRAALAGRSLSSPPGRANQVPGRPRKPSLGAILDGPSPEPGQQLGQGLDDSGSLLSPAPMDWDMLMEPPFLFTAVPPSGESAPPAVPPQAPRCHVVIRGLCGEQPMCWEVGVGLETLWGPGDGSQPPSPPVREAAWDQALHRLTAASVVRDNEQLALRGGAETTADRGHARRCWLRALQTSKVSSAPSCFTCPVAVDATTREVLPGVLQVCSSEPAEPPGTPPAAHSRLDAAPLPTVVYSKGRERVGALGLRDHPLALMIPTAGLQGGSPAGAWDSDRNGNSKCALGDAATPMEGPRRPPPRPPSRLSLGRRHKLCRPDLGQANNSEGIDHDYLPLVRLQEAPGSFRLDAPFCAAVRISQERLCRASPFAVHRASLSPTSASLPWALLGPGVGQGDSATASCSPSPSSGSEGPGQVDSGRGSDTEASEGAEGLGGTDLRGRTWATAVALAWLEHRCAAAFGEWELTAAKADCWLRAQHLPDGLDLPALKAAARGLFLLLRHWDQNLQLHLLCYSPANV is encoded by the exons ATGCCCGGCCTGTACTGCCCCTCCAGCTGGACGCCGCTGCCGCTCACGGACTCCTGGGTCCGGGCCTGCGCCAACGGCCCCTGCCTCAGCGTGCGGGCCCGGCTCACCTACCGCAACCCGCAGCCGCACCCGGTGGACG GCGTGTTCGTGTACCCGCTGGCCGAGGCCGAGGTGGTGTCTGGCTTCGAGGCCGAGGCCGCCGGACGGCGCGTCTCCTTCCAGCTGCAGAGCCGGCGCCGCTCGCAGGCCGCCTGCTGCCGCGCTCTGGGCCCCGGGTTGGGGACCCCGACGCCCCGCCGCTGCGCGCAGG GTCATCTTGTCTTGGATCTGGCCCAGGCCCGGTCCACGTTGGTGCTGCCCACAGGCCTTATCGCCGCGGCTGGCACCATGACGGTGACCCTGCACAGCAGCCGGGAGCTGCCCTCAAGGCCTGACGGGGTGCTGCATGTGGCCCTGCCCACTGTGCTCACCCCACTGGCCCCGCCAGGCCCGCCGGGGCCCCCCAGGCCTCCGGGGCTCTGTGACGACAG CCCCACCAGCTGCTTCGGGGTGGGCAGCCCTCAGGAGGAAGGGCTGGCGTGGGAGGAGCCAGCTGCCCCTCAGGACGTGTTCTCAGGCCCTGCCCGATGCCCTGCCCCATATACCTTCTCCTTCGAGATGCTGGTGACTGGGCCATGCCTGCTTGCAG GCCTGGAGAGCCCCTCTCATGCCCTGCGGGCAGATGCCCCCCCTCATGCCAGCTCTGCAGCCACCATCTGTGTCACACTGGCAGAGGGCCACCACTGTGACCGGGCCTTGGAGATCCTGCTACACCCCAGTG AGCCCCATCAGCCACACCTGATGCTGGAGGGCGGCAGCCTGAGCTCAGCAGAATATGAGGCCCGGGTAAGGGCCCGCCGAGATTTCCAGAGGCTACAGCGAAGGGACAGTGATGGGGACCGGCAG GTGTGGTTCCTGCAGCGACGCTTCCACAAGGACATCCTGCTGAACCCTGTGCTGGTGCTGAGCTTCTGCCCGGACCTGAGCTCCAAGCCTGGACACCTGGggacagctactcgggagctacTCTTCCTGTTGGATGGCAGCAGCGCGGCACACAAG GATGCCATTGTTTTGGCTGTGAAGTCCCTCCCGCCTCAGACGCTTATCAACCTGGCCGTGTTTGGGACGTTGGTGCAGCCACTCTTCCCAGAGAGCCGGCCTTGCAGTGAT GACGCTGTGCAGCTGATCTGTGAGAGCATTGAGACCCTGAAGATTCCGAGCGGGCCTCCAAACGTGCTGGCTGCTCTGGACTGGGCCATGGGGCAGCCCCAGCACAGGGCCTACCCTCGGCAGCTGTTcctgctcactgctgcctcacCCATGGCTGCCACTACCCACCGAACCCTGGAGCTCATGAGGTGGCACAGGGGGACAGCCAG ATGCTTCTCCTTTGGGCTGGGGCCCACCTGCCACCAGCTGCTCCAGGGTTTATCTGCCCTCAGCAGGGGCCAGGCCTACTTCCTGAGGcctgggcagaggctgcagcccATG CTGGTGCAGGCTCTGCGGAAGGCACTGGAGCCTGCCCTGAGTGATATCTCTGTGGACTGGTTTGTGCCCGACACCGTGGAGGCACTGCTGACCCCCCGGGAGATCCCAGCACTCTACCCTGGGGACCAGCTCCTCGGTTACTGCTCACTCTTCAGGGTGGATGGCTTCCGGCCCTGCCCACCAGGG GGCCAAGAGCCTGGCTGGCAGAGCTTGGGTGGGTCCGTGTTTCCATCCCCAGAAGAGGCCCCATCTGCTGCCAGCCCTGGCACTGAGCCCACTGGCACCTCGGAGCCACTGGGAACAGGCACCGTGTCAGCAGAACTGTCCAGCCCATGGGCTGCCGGGGACTTGGAGCGGA GTACTGATGCTCTGACAGACCCAGTCACGGATCCTGGACCCAACCCCTCCTCTGACACAGCCATATGGCGCCGCATCTTCCAGTCCTCGTACATTCGGGAGCAGTATGTGCTCACCCACTGCTCTGCCAGCCCCGAGCCAGGCCCAGGCTCCACAGGCAGCAGTGAGTCCCCAGGCTCCCAGGGCCCTGGCTCCCCCGAAGGTAGTGCTCCCCTGGAGCCCCCTTCTCAGCAAGGTTGCCGCAGTCTGGCCTGGGGAGAACCTGCAGGCTCCCGCTCCTGTCCCCTGCCTGCACCCACACCGGCTCCATTCAAG GTGGGGGCCTTGAGTACTGAGGTGCTGGGCCGTCAGCACAGAGCGGCTCTGGCTGGCCGAAGCCTCTCTTCACCTCCAGGCCGGGCAAACCAAGTTCCCGGCCGACCTCGGAAACCCTCTTTGGGTGCAATACTAGATGGCCCAAGTCCTGAGCCAGGCCAACAATTGGGACAAGGCCTGGATGACTCAG GAAGCCTGCTCTCCCCAGCCCCCATGGACTGGGACATGCTGATGGAACCACCCTTCTTATTCACGGCTGTGCCTCCCAGTGGGGAGTCGGCCCCTCCGGCAGTGCCTCCCCAGGCTCCACGCTGCCATGTGGTGATCCGGGGCCTGTGTGGGGAGCAGCCTATGTGCTGGGAGGTGGGTGTTGGGCTGGAGACACTGTGGGGACCTGGAGATGGCTCACAGCCTCCCTCACCTCCTGTAAGAGAAGCTGCTTGGGACCAGGCACTCCATCGGCTGACAGCAGCCTCTGTGGTCCGGGACAATGAGCAGCTGGCCCTCCGAGGAGGGGCCGAGACCACAGCAGACCGGG GCCATGCCCGGAGGTGCTGGCTTCGAGCCCTTCAGACAAGTAAAGTCAGCTCTGCCCCTTCCTGCTTCACTTGCCCTGTAGCTGTGGATGCTACCACTAGGGAGGTCCTGCCTGGGGTCCTGCAGGTGTGCAGCTCAG AGCCAGCTGAGCCCCCAGGAACCCCTCCTGCCGCTCACAGCCGTCTAGATGCAGCTCCTCTGCCTACTGTTGTCTACTCTAAAGGTAGGGAAAGGGTAGGGGCACTTGGACTTAGAGACCACCCGCTGGCACTGATGATCCCCACTGCAGGACTTCAGGGAGGCTCTCCAGCAGGCGCCTGGGACTCGGACCGAAATGGCAACTCCAAGTGTGCTTTGGGGGACGCTGCCACTCCCATGGAAGGTCCTCGCCGCCCACCTCCCCGTCCTCCCTCTCGGCTTAGCCTGGGCCGCCGTCACAAACTCTGTAGACCTGACCTGGGCCAGGCCAACAACAGTGAAGGCATCGACCATGACTACCTGCCCCTG GTGCGGCTGCAGGAGGCACCAGGCTCCTTCCGCCTGGACGCGCCCTTCTGTGCCGCTGTGCGCATCTCGCAGGAGCGCCTCTGCCGCGCCTCGCCCTTTGCCGTGCACCGTGCCAGCCTCAGCCCCACCTCGGCCTCATTGCCCTGGGCACTTCTAGGCCCTGGTGTTGGTCAGGGTGACAGTGCCACAGCCTCCTGCAGCCCGTCCCCCAGCTCGGGCTCCGAGGGTCCGGGCCAGGTGGACAGTGGGCGGGGCTCAGATACCGAGGCCTCGGAGGGGGCGGAAGGGCTGGGCGGCACCGACCTGCGGGGCCGGACCTGGGCCACTGCCGTGGCGCTCGCCTGGCTAGAGCACCGATGCGCTGCTGCCTTTGGCGAGTGGGAACTGACAGCAGCCAAGGCTGATTGCTGGCTGCGGGCCCAGCACTTGCCTGACGGCCTTGATCTGCCCGCCCTCAAGGCTGCAGCCCGGGGGCTCTTCCTGCTACTGCGCCACTGGGACCAGAACCTGCAGCTACACCTGCTGTGCTACAGCCCAGCAAACGTGTGA
- the VWA5B2 gene encoding von Willebrand factor A domain-containing protein 5B2 isoform X7 — translation MPGLYCPSSWTPLPLTDSWVRACANGPCLSVRARLTYRNPQPHPVDGVFVYPLAEAEVVSGFEAEAAGRRVSFQLQSRRRSQAACCRALGPGLGTPTPRRCAQGHLVLDLAQARSTLVLPTGLIAAAGTMTVTLHSSRELPSRPDGVLHVALPTVLTPLAPPGPPGPPRPPGLCDDSPTSCFGVGSPQEEGLAWEEPAAPQDVFSGPARCPAPYTFSFEMLVTGPCLLAGLESPSHALRADAPPHASSAATICVTLAEGHHCDRALEILLHPSEPHQPHLMLEGGSLSSAEYEARVRARRDFQRLQRRDSDGDRQVWFLQRRFHKDILLNPVLVLSFCPDLSSKPGHLGTATRELLFLLDGSSAAHKDAIVLAVKSLPPQTLINLAVFGTLVQPLFPESRPCSDDAVQLICESIETLKIPSGPPNVLAALDWAMGQPQHRAYPRQLFLLTAASPMAATTHRTLELMRWHRGTARCFSFGLGPTCHQLLQGLSALSRGQAYFLRPGQRLQPMLVQALRKALEPALSDISVDWFVPDTVEALLTPREIPALYPGDQLLGYCSLFRVDGFRPCPPGGQEPGWQSLGGSVFPSPEEAPSAASPGTEPTGTSEPLGTGTVSAELSSPWAAGDLERSTDALTDPVTDPGPNPSSDTAIWRRIFQSSYIREQYVLTHCSASPEPGPGSTGSSESPGSQGPGSPEGSAPLEPPSQQGCRSLAWGEPAGSRSCPLPAPTPAPFKVGALSTEVLGRQHRAALAGRSLSSPPGRANQVPGRPRKPSLGAILDGPSPEPGQQLGQGLDDSGSLLSPAPMDWDMLMEPPFLFTAVPPSGESAPPAVPPQAPRCHVVIRGLCGEQPMCWEVGVGLETLWGPGDGSQPPSPPVREAAWDQALHRLTAASVVRDNEQLALRGGAETTADRGHARRCWLRALQTSKVSSAPSCFTCPVAVDATTREVLPGVLQVCSSEPAEPPGTPPAAHSRLDAAPLPTVVYSKGLQGGSPAGAWDSDRNGNSKCALGDAATPMEGPRRPPPRPPSRLSLGRRHKLCRPDLGQANNSEGIDHDYLPLVRLQEAPGSFRLDAPFCAAVRISQERLCRASPFAVHRASLSPTSASLPWALLGPGVGQGDSATASCSPSPSSGSEGPGQVDSGRGSDTEASEGAEGLGGTDLRGRTWATAVALAWLEHRCAAAFGEWELTAAKADCWLRAQHLPDGLDLPALKAAARGLFLLLRHWDQNLQLHLLCYSPANV, via the exons ATGCCCGGCCTGTACTGCCCCTCCAGCTGGACGCCGCTGCCGCTCACGGACTCCTGGGTCCGGGCCTGCGCCAACGGCCCCTGCCTCAGCGTGCGGGCCCGGCTCACCTACCGCAACCCGCAGCCGCACCCGGTGGACG GCGTGTTCGTGTACCCGCTGGCCGAGGCCGAGGTGGTGTCTGGCTTCGAGGCCGAGGCCGCCGGACGGCGCGTCTCCTTCCAGCTGCAGAGCCGGCGCCGCTCGCAGGCCGCCTGCTGCCGCGCTCTGGGCCCCGGGTTGGGGACCCCGACGCCCCGCCGCTGCGCGCAGG GTCATCTTGTCTTGGATCTGGCCCAGGCCCGGTCCACGTTGGTGCTGCCCACAGGCCTTATCGCCGCGGCTGGCACCATGACGGTGACCCTGCACAGCAGCCGGGAGCTGCCCTCAAGGCCTGACGGGGTGCTGCATGTGGCCCTGCCCACTGTGCTCACCCCACTGGCCCCGCCAGGCCCGCCGGGGCCCCCCAGGCCTCCGGGGCTCTGTGACGACAG CCCCACCAGCTGCTTCGGGGTGGGCAGCCCTCAGGAGGAAGGGCTGGCGTGGGAGGAGCCAGCTGCCCCTCAGGACGTGTTCTCAGGCCCTGCCCGATGCCCTGCCCCATATACCTTCTCCTTCGAGATGCTGGTGACTGGGCCATGCCTGCTTGCAG GCCTGGAGAGCCCCTCTCATGCCCTGCGGGCAGATGCCCCCCCTCATGCCAGCTCTGCAGCCACCATCTGTGTCACACTGGCAGAGGGCCACCACTGTGACCGGGCCTTGGAGATCCTGCTACACCCCAGTG AGCCCCATCAGCCACACCTGATGCTGGAGGGCGGCAGCCTGAGCTCAGCAGAATATGAGGCCCGGGTAAGGGCCCGCCGAGATTTCCAGAGGCTACAGCGAAGGGACAGTGATGGGGACCGGCAG GTGTGGTTCCTGCAGCGACGCTTCCACAAGGACATCCTGCTGAACCCTGTGCTGGTGCTGAGCTTCTGCCCGGACCTGAGCTCCAAGCCTGGACACCTGGggacagctactcgggagctacTCTTCCTGTTGGATGGCAGCAGCGCGGCACACAAG GATGCCATTGTTTTGGCTGTGAAGTCCCTCCCGCCTCAGACGCTTATCAACCTGGCCGTGTTTGGGACGTTGGTGCAGCCACTCTTCCCAGAGAGCCGGCCTTGCAGTGAT GACGCTGTGCAGCTGATCTGTGAGAGCATTGAGACCCTGAAGATTCCGAGCGGGCCTCCAAACGTGCTGGCTGCTCTGGACTGGGCCATGGGGCAGCCCCAGCACAGGGCCTACCCTCGGCAGCTGTTcctgctcactgctgcctcacCCATGGCTGCCACTACCCACCGAACCCTGGAGCTCATGAGGTGGCACAGGGGGACAGCCAG ATGCTTCTCCTTTGGGCTGGGGCCCACCTGCCACCAGCTGCTCCAGGGTTTATCTGCCCTCAGCAGGGGCCAGGCCTACTTCCTGAGGcctgggcagaggctgcagcccATG CTGGTGCAGGCTCTGCGGAAGGCACTGGAGCCTGCCCTGAGTGATATCTCTGTGGACTGGTTTGTGCCCGACACCGTGGAGGCACTGCTGACCCCCCGGGAGATCCCAGCACTCTACCCTGGGGACCAGCTCCTCGGTTACTGCTCACTCTTCAGGGTGGATGGCTTCCGGCCCTGCCCACCAGGG GGCCAAGAGCCTGGCTGGCAGAGCTTGGGTGGGTCCGTGTTTCCATCCCCAGAAGAGGCCCCATCTGCTGCCAGCCCTGGCACTGAGCCCACTGGCACCTCGGAGCCACTGGGAACAGGCACCGTGTCAGCAGAACTGTCCAGCCCATGGGCTGCCGGGGACTTGGAGCGGA GTACTGATGCTCTGACAGACCCAGTCACGGATCCTGGACCCAACCCCTCCTCTGACACAGCCATATGGCGCCGCATCTTCCAGTCCTCGTACATTCGGGAGCAGTATGTGCTCACCCACTGCTCTGCCAGCCCCGAGCCAGGCCCAGGCTCCACAGGCAGCAGTGAGTCCCCAGGCTCCCAGGGCCCTGGCTCCCCCGAAGGTAGTGCTCCCCTGGAGCCCCCTTCTCAGCAAGGTTGCCGCAGTCTGGCCTGGGGAGAACCTGCAGGCTCCCGCTCCTGTCCCCTGCCTGCACCCACACCGGCTCCATTCAAG GTGGGGGCCTTGAGTACTGAGGTGCTGGGCCGTCAGCACAGAGCGGCTCTGGCTGGCCGAAGCCTCTCTTCACCTCCAGGCCGGGCAAACCAAGTTCCCGGCCGACCTCGGAAACCCTCTTTGGGTGCAATACTAGATGGCCCAAGTCCTGAGCCAGGCCAACAATTGGGACAAGGCCTGGATGACTCAG GAAGCCTGCTCTCCCCAGCCCCCATGGACTGGGACATGCTGATGGAACCACCCTTCTTATTCACGGCTGTGCCTCCCAGTGGGGAGTCGGCCCCTCCGGCAGTGCCTCCCCAGGCTCCACGCTGCCATGTGGTGATCCGGGGCCTGTGTGGGGAGCAGCCTATGTGCTGGGAGGTGGGTGTTGGGCTGGAGACACTGTGGGGACCTGGAGATGGCTCACAGCCTCCCTCACCTCCTGTAAGAGAAGCTGCTTGGGACCAGGCACTCCATCGGCTGACAGCAGCCTCTGTGGTCCGGGACAATGAGCAGCTGGCCCTCCGAGGAGGGGCCGAGACCACAGCAGACCGGG GCCATGCCCGGAGGTGCTGGCTTCGAGCCCTTCAGACAAGTAAAGTCAGCTCTGCCCCTTCCTGCTTCACTTGCCCTGTAGCTGTGGATGCTACCACTAGGGAGGTCCTGCCTGGGGTCCTGCAGGTGTGCAGCTCAG AGCCAGCTGAGCCCCCAGGAACCCCTCCTGCCGCTCACAGCCGTCTAGATGCAGCTCCTCTGCCTACTGTTGTCTACTCTAAAG GACTTCAGGGAGGCTCTCCAGCAGGCGCCTGGGACTCGGACCGAAATGGCAACTCCAAGTGTGCTTTGGGGGACGCTGCCACTCCCATGGAAGGTCCTCGCCGCCCACCTCCCCGTCCTCCCTCTCGGCTTAGCCTGGGCCGCCGTCACAAACTCTGTAGACCTGACCTGGGCCAGGCCAACAACAGTGAAGGCATCGACCATGACTACCTGCCCCTG GTGCGGCTGCAGGAGGCACCAGGCTCCTTCCGCCTGGACGCGCCCTTCTGTGCCGCTGTGCGCATCTCGCAGGAGCGCCTCTGCCGCGCCTCGCCCTTTGCCGTGCACCGTGCCAGCCTCAGCCCCACCTCGGCCTCATTGCCCTGGGCACTTCTAGGCCCTGGTGTTGGTCAGGGTGACAGTGCCACAGCCTCCTGCAGCCCGTCCCCCAGCTCGGGCTCCGAGGGTCCGGGCCAGGTGGACAGTGGGCGGGGCTCAGATACCGAGGCCTCGGAGGGGGCGGAAGGGCTGGGCGGCACCGACCTGCGGGGCCGGACCTGGGCCACTGCCGTGGCGCTCGCCTGGCTAGAGCACCGATGCGCTGCTGCCTTTGGCGAGTGGGAACTGACAGCAGCCAAGGCTGATTGCTGGCTGCGGGCCCAGCACTTGCCTGACGGCCTTGATCTGCCCGCCCTCAAGGCTGCAGCCCGGGGGCTCTTCCTGCTACTGCGCCACTGGGACCAGAACCTGCAGCTACACCTGCTGTGCTACAGCCCAGCAAACGTGTGA